A genome region from Streptomyces antimycoticus includes the following:
- a CDS encoding HRDC domain-containing protein codes for MTDAQETAAETTLRTTGGAPPDDLPPAPVPLLEPREGIPPVTADADALAEVIATFAAGHGPVAVDAERASGYRYGQRAYLVQLRRAGAGTALIDPVGCPDLSGLGAAIADAEWVLHAATQDLPCLRDIGMIPTRIFDTELAGRLAGFARVGLGAMVENILGYALEKGHSAVDWSTRPLPDPWLHYAALDVELLVDLRDALEEELERQSKLEWAHQEFAAIAAAPPAPPRKDPWRRTSGMHKVRRRRQMAVVRELWTARDRIAQRRDVSPGKVLGDAAIVEAALALPANVRALAALSGFGHRMNRRQLEQWQAAVDRARELPEADLPQPGQPVAGPPPPRAWADKDPAAAARLSAARAAVTQLAEGLNLPQENLIAPDTVRRLCWEPPAEPTTDAVASVLAGHGARPWQIDQVTPVLAAALLATPA; via the coding sequence GTGACCGACGCCCAAGAGACCGCAGCAGAGACGACACTGCGAACCACCGGGGGCGCTCCTCCGGACGACCTCCCCCCGGCGCCGGTCCCCTTGCTGGAGCCGCGCGAGGGCATCCCGCCCGTCACCGCCGACGCGGACGCGCTCGCCGAGGTCATCGCGACCTTCGCCGCGGGCCACGGCCCGGTGGCCGTCGACGCCGAGCGCGCCTCCGGCTACCGCTACGGACAGCGGGCCTATCTGGTCCAGCTGCGCCGGGCCGGAGCGGGGACCGCACTGATCGACCCCGTCGGCTGTCCCGACCTCTCCGGTCTGGGCGCCGCGATCGCCGACGCCGAATGGGTCCTGCACGCCGCGACCCAGGATCTGCCCTGTCTGCGTGACATAGGCATGATCCCCACCCGGATCTTCGACACCGAACTCGCGGGCCGGCTGGCCGGATTCGCCCGGGTGGGGCTCGGCGCCATGGTCGAGAACATCCTCGGATACGCCCTGGAGAAGGGCCACTCCGCCGTCGACTGGTCCACCCGCCCGCTGCCCGACCCCTGGCTGCACTACGCCGCGCTCGATGTCGAGCTGCTGGTCGACCTCCGCGACGCGCTGGAGGAGGAGCTGGAGCGGCAGAGCAAGCTGGAGTGGGCGCATCAGGAGTTCGCGGCCATCGCCGCGGCCCCGCCCGCCCCGCCGCGCAAGGACCCCTGGCGGCGGACGTCGGGGATGCACAAGGTCCGGCGGCGCCGGCAGATGGCCGTGGTGCGCGAGCTGTGGACGGCCCGGGACCGGATCGCCCAGCGCCGCGATGTCTCGCCGGGCAAGGTGCTGGGCGACGCGGCCATCGTCGAGGCCGCGCTGGCCCTGCCCGCGAATGTGCGGGCGCTGGCCGCGCTGAGCGGTTTCGGCCACCGGATGAACCGGCGCCAGCTGGAGCAGTGGCAGGCCGCGGTGGACCGGGCGCGGGAGCTGCCGGAGGCCGACCTCCCGCAGCCGGGCCAGCCGGTGGCCGGTCCGCCCCCGCCGCGGGCGTGGGCCGACAAGGACCCGGCCGCGGCGGCGCGGCTCTCCGCGGCGCGTGCGGCCGTCACCCAACTGGCCGAAGGGCTGAATCTTCCGCAGGAGAACCTGATCGCCCCGGACACCGTCCGGCGGCTGTGCTGGGAGCCGCCCGCCGAGCCGACGACGGACGCGGTCGCTTCCGTTCTCGCAGGTCACGGTGCTCGTCCCTGGCAGATCGACCAGGTGACCCCGGTGCTGGCGGCCGCCTTGCTGGCGACCCCGGCCTGA
- a CDS encoding response regulator transcription factor: MSVLLEQPSSLVAYRPNKPTAMVVVADPRVRSTVTRHLWALGVRDVIEASSIAEARPRIGNPRDICVADVHLPDGSGLTLLSETRAAGWPNGLALSAADDIGAVRNALAGGVKGYVVTGTRTNLGIPGRPGTAPLGAAARMHRRPPGAPGHPGGYRELSGREVEVLRLVAEGQSNKAIGVSMGLSALTVKSHLARIARKLGTGDRAGMVAVALRTGIIH, translated from the coding sequence GTGTCTGTTCTCCTCGAGCAACCGTCCAGCCTGGTCGCCTACCGCCCGAACAAGCCGACGGCCATGGTCGTCGTCGCCGACCCCCGCGTACGTTCCACCGTCACCCGCCATCTCTGGGCCCTCGGAGTGCGCGACGTCATCGAGGCGTCGTCCATCGCCGAGGCCCGTCCCCGCATCGGCAATCCGCGCGACATCTGCGTCGCCGATGTCCACCTTCCCGACGGCTCCGGCCTCACCCTGCTCTCCGAGACCCGCGCCGCGGGCTGGCCCAATGGGCTGGCCCTGTCCGCCGCCGATGACATCGGCGCCGTAAGGAACGCGCTGGCCGGCGGCGTCAAGGGCTATGTCGTCACCGGCACCCGCACCAACCTCGGCATCCCGGGCCGTCCCGGCACCGCCCCGCTCGGCGCCGCCGCCCGGATGCACCGCCGCCCGCCGGGCGCCCCCGGCCACCCCGGCGGCTACCGGGAGCTGTCGGGCCGCGAGGTCGAGGTGCTGAGGCTGGTTGCGGAGGGCCAGTCCAACAAGGCCATCGGCGTCTCGATGGGCCTGTCCGCTCTGACCGTCAAGAGTCACCTCGCCCGGATCGCCCGCAAGCTGGGCACCGGGGACCGGGCCGGCATGGTCGCGGTCGCACTGCGCACCGGGATCATCCACTGA